One Stigmatopora nigra isolate UIUO_SnigA chromosome 1, RoL_Snig_1.1, whole genome shotgun sequence DNA segment encodes these proteins:
- the larp4aa gene encoding la ribonucleoprotein 4Aa isoform X1 has product MSSDQSGEPPLLQEEADPGPKTGGEDEPPPTDDDAGSGGMVTSKGTSLNPNAKVWQEMPVTPSEAVANSPQWPPSDLGDGYEEPSSASYKPYTVGFPGSDESSSPAKAETAVNGMDPAELAYSPAKLPNVETSDAKSEDQPLSTENLRETLKKELEFYFSRENLSKDLYLMSQMDSDQFVPIWTIASMDGIKALTSDMDLILDVLRSSPMVQVDEKGEKVRPNHKRCIIILREVPETTPVEEVESLFLNGNCPKVISVEFAHNNNWYITFQSDTDAQQAYEYLREEVKTFQGKPIMARIKAINTFFAKNGYRSMESSLYSQQTQSHSQYSSPLYMQHVYPQQQYPVYGIVPPTWAPSPTPYFETPLAPFPNSGFVNGYGSGHYKTGSGSLTITRPFHRNRVPLYSRKNVINAFRNHVKPPVRMDELAPTSITSVPLEGLSGLRSPQSLVPSNPAQAASDLSAMFSHLSSSSSSLDPNDDNNMAGRGRRTTFYRGTRRRREDDRMTRPVPLAEVKVSPPKFDLATTNFPPLPGCVVSTQEEPVLENRMSDVVRGLYRDKIEAVSKESNTSPAVVTEDASACSNPTAAKSVAQPLAPQGPNRIREKKVEQPEPVVPKVIASVPPESPVSPASSTQALPSWKPLAPPAASTPLKPCTPPPLPAAVPAAAPAAAPTAVPAAVPAAVPAAVPAAVPAAVPAAVPAAVPAAVPAAVPAAVPAPAQEPRKLSYAEVCQRPPKDPPPAAPAPVPVPTPCSTAAGQPLRELRVNKSEEPGTGVTPGDKTERGQDRETAREWKDGRFSRDPKGHFRSNGPRGTGGLKFREQRRPPLARRHSPQGAYRHAGKEQNIPPVSPK; this is encoded by the exons GTCACCTCGAAGGGCACGAGTTTGAATCCGAACGCCAAGGTGTGGCAGGAGATGCCTGTGACCCCCAGTGAGGCGGTGGCCAACAGTCCCCAATGGCCCCCTTCGGACCTTGGTGATG GTTATGAAGAGCCGTCAAGTGCTAGTTACAAGCCCTACACTGTGGGATTCCCAGGCTCAGATGAAAGCAGCAGCCCAGCAAAAGCCGAGACAGCTGTCAATGGAATGGACCCGGCAGAATTGGCCTATTCACCTGCCAAGCTCCCCAATGTAGAGACCTCAG ATGCCAAATCAGAAGATCAACCACTTTCAACGGAGAATCTACGAGAGACTCTAAAAAAGGAGCTTGAGTTTTATTTTTCACG agAGAATCTCTCAAAGGATCTGTACCTGATGTCCCAGATGGACAGTGACCAGTTTGTCCCTATTTGGACCATTGCCAGCATGGATGGCATCAAGGCTCTCACCAGTGACATGGACCTCATTTTAGATGTGTTAAGAT CATCGCCGATGGTCCAAGTGGACGAGAAGGGAGAAAAAGTGCGCCCCAACCACAAACGGTGTATTATCATTCTGCGGGAGGTCCCGGAGACCACACCTGTTGAG GAAGTAGAGTCACTGTTCCTCAACGGCAACTGTCCGAAGGTGATAAGTGTTGAGTTTGCACACAACAACAACTGGTACATAACATTCCAGTCAGACACCGATGCACAGCAG GCTTATGAGTACTTGCGAGAGGAAGTTAAAACATTTCAGGGAAAACCCATAATG GCCAGGATAAAAGCCATCAATACATTCTTTGCAAAGAATGGCTACCGTAGCATGGAGAGCAGCCTTTACTCCCAGCAGACCCAGAGCCATTCCCAGTACAGCTCCCCTCTCTACATGCAGCATGTCTACCCCCAGCAACAGTACCCCGTTTATGGCATTGTGCCCCCTACCTGGGCCCCCTCACCCACGCCGTACTTTGAGACCCCTTTG GCACCGTTTCCCAACAGTGGTTTTGTGAACGGATATGGGTCTGGACACTACAAAACGGGGTCTGGTTCTCTTACAATCACCAGGCCTTTCCACAGAAATCG TGTCCCCCTCTATTCAAGAAAGAATGTTATAAATGCCTTCAG AAACCACGTGAAACCACCGGTGAGGATGGACGAGTTGGCTCCCACATCCATCACATCGGTCCCACTGGAGGGTCTGAGCGGTCTGCGTAGTCCACAGTCTCTTGTCCCCTCCAATCCTGCACAGGCTGCCTCTGACCTTAGCGCCATGTTCTCACACTTatcttcctcatcctcctccttgGATCCAAATGATGACAATAACATGGCTGGACGTGGAAG ACGGACTACTTTTTACAGAGGAACACGTAGAAGACGAGAAGATGACAGAATGACG AGGCCTGTACCGCTTGCCGAGGTTAAGGTTTCACCTCCCAAGTTTGACTTGGCTACTACCAATTTTCCACCTCTTCCCGGCTGCGTGGTCAGTACTCAAGAAGAGCCCGTGCTTGAGAACCGGATGTCGGATGTTGTTCGCGGTTTGTACAGGGACAAG atAGAAGCAGTAAGTAAAGAAAGCAATACAAGTCCAGCTGTGGTCACAGAGGATGCTTCGGCATGCTCAAATCCGACCGCTGCCAAGTCTGTCGCGCAACCTCTTGCACCACAGGGCCCTAA CAGGATTCGGGAGAAGAAGGTCGAGCAACCGGAACCGGTTGTCCCTAAAGTGATCGCCAGCGTGCCTCCTGAAAGCCCTGTGAGCCCCGCCTCGTCCACACAAGCCTTGCCTAGCTGGAAGCCTCTGGCGCCGCCTGCCGCCTCCACCCCATTGAAACCCTGCACACCCCCGCCTCTTCCTGCTGCTGTTCCCGCTGCTGCTCCCGCTGCTGCTCCCACTGCCGTTCCCGCTGCCGTTCCCGCTGCCGTTCCCGCTGCCGTTCCCGCTGCCGTTCCCGCGGCCGTTCCCGCTGCCGTTCCCGCTGCCGTTCCTGCGGCCGTTCCCGCGGCTGTTCCCGCGGCCGTTCCCGCGCCGGCACAG GAGCCTCGTAAACTCAGCTACGCCGAGGTGTGCCAACGGCCTCCAAAGGACCCGCCGCCCGCAGCCCCTGCCCCTGTCCCGGTCCCGACCCCCTGCAGCACGGCAGCCGGCCAGCCTTTGCGTGAATTGCGCGTGAATAAGTCAGAGGAGCCCGGGACGGGCGTCACGCCCGGGGACAAGACGGAGCGAGGCCAAGACAGAGAGACGGCGCGAGAGTGGAAAGATGGCCGCTTTTCGCGCGACCCCAAGGGCCACTTCCGCAGCAATGGGCCCCGGGGCACCGGGGGCCTGAAGTTCCGAGAGCAGAGGCGGCCGCCTCTCGCTCGACGCCACTCGCCGCAGGGAGCTTACAGGCACGCCGGCAAAGAGCAGAATATCCCGCCAGTATCGCCAAAGTAA
- the larp4aa gene encoding la ribonucleoprotein 4Aa isoform X2 has protein sequence MSSDQSGEPPLLQEEADPGPKTGGEDEPPPTDDDAGSGGMVTSKGTSLNPNAKVWQEMPVTPSEAVANSPQWPPSDLGDGYEEPSSASYKPYTVGFPGSDESSSPAKAETAVNGMDPAELAYSPAKLPNVETSDAKSEDQPLSTENLRETLKKELEFYFSRENLSKDLYLMSQMDSDQFVPIWTIASMDGIKALTSDMDLILDVLRSSPMVQVDEKGEKVRPNHKRCIIILREVPETTPVEEVESLFLNGNCPKVISVEFAHNNNWYITFQSDTDAQQAYEYLREEVKTFQGKPIMARIKAINTFFAKNGYRSMESSLYSQQTQSHSQYSSPLYMQHVYPQQQYPVYGIVPPTWAPSPTPYFETPLAPFPNSGFVNGYGSGHYKTGSGSLTITRPFHRNRVPLYSRKNVINAFRNHVKPPVRMDELAPTSITSVPLEGLSGLRSPQSLVPSNPAQAASDLSAMFSHLSSSSSSLDPNDDNNMAGRGRRTTFYRGTRRRREDDRMTRPVPLAEVKVSPPKFDLATTNFPPLPGCVVSTQEEPVLENRMSDVVRGLYRDKIEAVSKESNTSPAVVTEDASACSNPTAAKSVAQPLAPQGPKIREKKVEQPEPVVPKVIASVPPESPVSPASSTQALPSWKPLAPPAASTPLKPCTPPPLPAAVPAAAPAAAPTAVPAAVPAAVPAAVPAAVPAAVPAAVPAAVPAAVPAAVPAAVPAPAQEPRKLSYAEVCQRPPKDPPPAAPAPVPVPTPCSTAAGQPLRELRVNKSEEPGTGVTPGDKTERGQDRETAREWKDGRFSRDPKGHFRSNGPRGTGGLKFREQRRPPLARRHSPQGAYRHAGKEQNIPPVSPK, from the exons GTCACCTCGAAGGGCACGAGTTTGAATCCGAACGCCAAGGTGTGGCAGGAGATGCCTGTGACCCCCAGTGAGGCGGTGGCCAACAGTCCCCAATGGCCCCCTTCGGACCTTGGTGATG GTTATGAAGAGCCGTCAAGTGCTAGTTACAAGCCCTACACTGTGGGATTCCCAGGCTCAGATGAAAGCAGCAGCCCAGCAAAAGCCGAGACAGCTGTCAATGGAATGGACCCGGCAGAATTGGCCTATTCACCTGCCAAGCTCCCCAATGTAGAGACCTCAG ATGCCAAATCAGAAGATCAACCACTTTCAACGGAGAATCTACGAGAGACTCTAAAAAAGGAGCTTGAGTTTTATTTTTCACG agAGAATCTCTCAAAGGATCTGTACCTGATGTCCCAGATGGACAGTGACCAGTTTGTCCCTATTTGGACCATTGCCAGCATGGATGGCATCAAGGCTCTCACCAGTGACATGGACCTCATTTTAGATGTGTTAAGAT CATCGCCGATGGTCCAAGTGGACGAGAAGGGAGAAAAAGTGCGCCCCAACCACAAACGGTGTATTATCATTCTGCGGGAGGTCCCGGAGACCACACCTGTTGAG GAAGTAGAGTCACTGTTCCTCAACGGCAACTGTCCGAAGGTGATAAGTGTTGAGTTTGCACACAACAACAACTGGTACATAACATTCCAGTCAGACACCGATGCACAGCAG GCTTATGAGTACTTGCGAGAGGAAGTTAAAACATTTCAGGGAAAACCCATAATG GCCAGGATAAAAGCCATCAATACATTCTTTGCAAAGAATGGCTACCGTAGCATGGAGAGCAGCCTTTACTCCCAGCAGACCCAGAGCCATTCCCAGTACAGCTCCCCTCTCTACATGCAGCATGTCTACCCCCAGCAACAGTACCCCGTTTATGGCATTGTGCCCCCTACCTGGGCCCCCTCACCCACGCCGTACTTTGAGACCCCTTTG GCACCGTTTCCCAACAGTGGTTTTGTGAACGGATATGGGTCTGGACACTACAAAACGGGGTCTGGTTCTCTTACAATCACCAGGCCTTTCCACAGAAATCG TGTCCCCCTCTATTCAAGAAAGAATGTTATAAATGCCTTCAG AAACCACGTGAAACCACCGGTGAGGATGGACGAGTTGGCTCCCACATCCATCACATCGGTCCCACTGGAGGGTCTGAGCGGTCTGCGTAGTCCACAGTCTCTTGTCCCCTCCAATCCTGCACAGGCTGCCTCTGACCTTAGCGCCATGTTCTCACACTTatcttcctcatcctcctccttgGATCCAAATGATGACAATAACATGGCTGGACGTGGAAG ACGGACTACTTTTTACAGAGGAACACGTAGAAGACGAGAAGATGACAGAATGACG AGGCCTGTACCGCTTGCCGAGGTTAAGGTTTCACCTCCCAAGTTTGACTTGGCTACTACCAATTTTCCACCTCTTCCCGGCTGCGTGGTCAGTACTCAAGAAGAGCCCGTGCTTGAGAACCGGATGTCGGATGTTGTTCGCGGTTTGTACAGGGACAAG atAGAAGCAGTAAGTAAAGAAAGCAATACAAGTCCAGCTGTGGTCACAGAGGATGCTTCGGCATGCTCAAATCCGACCGCTGCCAAGTCTGTCGCGCAACCTCTTGCACCACAGGGCCCTAA GATTCGGGAGAAGAAGGTCGAGCAACCGGAACCGGTTGTCCCTAAAGTGATCGCCAGCGTGCCTCCTGAAAGCCCTGTGAGCCCCGCCTCGTCCACACAAGCCTTGCCTAGCTGGAAGCCTCTGGCGCCGCCTGCCGCCTCCACCCCATTGAAACCCTGCACACCCCCGCCTCTTCCTGCTGCTGTTCCCGCTGCTGCTCCCGCTGCTGCTCCCACTGCCGTTCCCGCTGCCGTTCCCGCTGCCGTTCCCGCTGCCGTTCCCGCTGCCGTTCCCGCGGCCGTTCCCGCTGCCGTTCCCGCTGCCGTTCCTGCGGCCGTTCCCGCGGCTGTTCCCGCGGCCGTTCCCGCGCCGGCACAG GAGCCTCGTAAACTCAGCTACGCCGAGGTGTGCCAACGGCCTCCAAAGGACCCGCCGCCCGCAGCCCCTGCCCCTGTCCCGGTCCCGACCCCCTGCAGCACGGCAGCCGGCCAGCCTTTGCGTGAATTGCGCGTGAATAAGTCAGAGGAGCCCGGGACGGGCGTCACGCCCGGGGACAAGACGGAGCGAGGCCAAGACAGAGAGACGGCGCGAGAGTGGAAAGATGGCCGCTTTTCGCGCGACCCCAAGGGCCACTTCCGCAGCAATGGGCCCCGGGGCACCGGGGGCCTGAAGTTCCGAGAGCAGAGGCGGCCGCCTCTCGCTCGACGCCACTCGCCGCAGGGAGCTTACAGGCACGCCGGCAAAGAGCAGAATATCCCGCCAGTATCGCCAAAGTAA
- the larp4aa gene encoding la ribonucleoprotein 4Aa isoform X3 encodes MSSDQSGEPPLLQEEADPGPKTGGEDEPPPTDDDAGSGGMVTSKGTSLNPNAKVWQEMPVTPSEAVANSPQWPPSDLGDGYEEPSSASYKPYTVGFPGSDESSSPAKAETAVNGMDPAELAYSPAKLPNVETSDAKSEDQPLSTENLRETLKKELEFYFSRENLSKDLYLMSQMDSDQFVPIWTIASMDGIKALTSDMDLILDVLRSSPMVQVDEKGEKVRPNHKRCIIILREVPETTPVEEVESLFLNGNCPKVISVEFAHNNNWYITFQSDTDAQQAYEYLREEVKTFQGKPIMARIKAINTFFAKNGYRSMESSLYSQQTQSHSQYSSPLYMQHVYPQQQYPVYGIVPPTWAPSPTPYFETPLAPFPNSGFVNGYGSGHYKTGSGSLTITRPFHRNRNHVKPPVRMDELAPTSITSVPLEGLSGLRSPQSLVPSNPAQAASDLSAMFSHLSSSSSSLDPNDDNNMAGRGRRTTFYRGTRRRREDDRMTRPVPLAEVKVSPPKFDLATTNFPPLPGCVVSTQEEPVLENRMSDVVRGLYRDKIEAVSKESNTSPAVVTEDASACSNPTAAKSVAQPLAPQGPNRIREKKVEQPEPVVPKVIASVPPESPVSPASSTQALPSWKPLAPPAASTPLKPCTPPPLPAAVPAAAPAAAPTAVPAAVPAAVPAAVPAAVPAAVPAAVPAAVPAAVPAAVPAAVPAPAQEPRKLSYAEVCQRPPKDPPPAAPAPVPVPTPCSTAAGQPLRELRVNKSEEPGTGVTPGDKTERGQDRETAREWKDGRFSRDPKGHFRSNGPRGTGGLKFREQRRPPLARRHSPQGAYRHAGKEQNIPPVSPK; translated from the exons GTCACCTCGAAGGGCACGAGTTTGAATCCGAACGCCAAGGTGTGGCAGGAGATGCCTGTGACCCCCAGTGAGGCGGTGGCCAACAGTCCCCAATGGCCCCCTTCGGACCTTGGTGATG GTTATGAAGAGCCGTCAAGTGCTAGTTACAAGCCCTACACTGTGGGATTCCCAGGCTCAGATGAAAGCAGCAGCCCAGCAAAAGCCGAGACAGCTGTCAATGGAATGGACCCGGCAGAATTGGCCTATTCACCTGCCAAGCTCCCCAATGTAGAGACCTCAG ATGCCAAATCAGAAGATCAACCACTTTCAACGGAGAATCTACGAGAGACTCTAAAAAAGGAGCTTGAGTTTTATTTTTCACG agAGAATCTCTCAAAGGATCTGTACCTGATGTCCCAGATGGACAGTGACCAGTTTGTCCCTATTTGGACCATTGCCAGCATGGATGGCATCAAGGCTCTCACCAGTGACATGGACCTCATTTTAGATGTGTTAAGAT CATCGCCGATGGTCCAAGTGGACGAGAAGGGAGAAAAAGTGCGCCCCAACCACAAACGGTGTATTATCATTCTGCGGGAGGTCCCGGAGACCACACCTGTTGAG GAAGTAGAGTCACTGTTCCTCAACGGCAACTGTCCGAAGGTGATAAGTGTTGAGTTTGCACACAACAACAACTGGTACATAACATTCCAGTCAGACACCGATGCACAGCAG GCTTATGAGTACTTGCGAGAGGAAGTTAAAACATTTCAGGGAAAACCCATAATG GCCAGGATAAAAGCCATCAATACATTCTTTGCAAAGAATGGCTACCGTAGCATGGAGAGCAGCCTTTACTCCCAGCAGACCCAGAGCCATTCCCAGTACAGCTCCCCTCTCTACATGCAGCATGTCTACCCCCAGCAACAGTACCCCGTTTATGGCATTGTGCCCCCTACCTGGGCCCCCTCACCCACGCCGTACTTTGAGACCCCTTTG GCACCGTTTCCCAACAGTGGTTTTGTGAACGGATATGGGTCTGGACACTACAAAACGGGGTCTGGTTCTCTTACAATCACCAGGCCTTTCCACAGAAATCG AAACCACGTGAAACCACCGGTGAGGATGGACGAGTTGGCTCCCACATCCATCACATCGGTCCCACTGGAGGGTCTGAGCGGTCTGCGTAGTCCACAGTCTCTTGTCCCCTCCAATCCTGCACAGGCTGCCTCTGACCTTAGCGCCATGTTCTCACACTTatcttcctcatcctcctccttgGATCCAAATGATGACAATAACATGGCTGGACGTGGAAG ACGGACTACTTTTTACAGAGGAACACGTAGAAGACGAGAAGATGACAGAATGACG AGGCCTGTACCGCTTGCCGAGGTTAAGGTTTCACCTCCCAAGTTTGACTTGGCTACTACCAATTTTCCACCTCTTCCCGGCTGCGTGGTCAGTACTCAAGAAGAGCCCGTGCTTGAGAACCGGATGTCGGATGTTGTTCGCGGTTTGTACAGGGACAAG atAGAAGCAGTAAGTAAAGAAAGCAATACAAGTCCAGCTGTGGTCACAGAGGATGCTTCGGCATGCTCAAATCCGACCGCTGCCAAGTCTGTCGCGCAACCTCTTGCACCACAGGGCCCTAA CAGGATTCGGGAGAAGAAGGTCGAGCAACCGGAACCGGTTGTCCCTAAAGTGATCGCCAGCGTGCCTCCTGAAAGCCCTGTGAGCCCCGCCTCGTCCACACAAGCCTTGCCTAGCTGGAAGCCTCTGGCGCCGCCTGCCGCCTCCACCCCATTGAAACCCTGCACACCCCCGCCTCTTCCTGCTGCTGTTCCCGCTGCTGCTCCCGCTGCTGCTCCCACTGCCGTTCCCGCTGCCGTTCCCGCTGCCGTTCCCGCTGCCGTTCCCGCTGCCGTTCCCGCGGCCGTTCCCGCTGCCGTTCCCGCTGCCGTTCCTGCGGCCGTTCCCGCGGCTGTTCCCGCGGCCGTTCCCGCGCCGGCACAG GAGCCTCGTAAACTCAGCTACGCCGAGGTGTGCCAACGGCCTCCAAAGGACCCGCCGCCCGCAGCCCCTGCCCCTGTCCCGGTCCCGACCCCCTGCAGCACGGCAGCCGGCCAGCCTTTGCGTGAATTGCGCGTGAATAAGTCAGAGGAGCCCGGGACGGGCGTCACGCCCGGGGACAAGACGGAGCGAGGCCAAGACAGAGAGACGGCGCGAGAGTGGAAAGATGGCCGCTTTTCGCGCGACCCCAAGGGCCACTTCCGCAGCAATGGGCCCCGGGGCACCGGGGGCCTGAAGTTCCGAGAGCAGAGGCGGCCGCCTCTCGCTCGACGCCACTCGCCGCAGGGAGCTTACAGGCACGCCGGCAAAGAGCAGAATATCCCGCCAGTATCGCCAAAGTAA
- the asb8 gene encoding ankyrin repeat and SOCS box protein 8 produces MSSTMWYIMQSIQSKYSLSERLIRTIAAIRSFPHDNVEDLIRKGADVNRMHGTLKPLHCACMVADAECVELLLEKGAEVNALDGYNRTALHYAAEKDESCVEILLEYGAQPNALDGNKDTPLHWAAFKDNPECVRALLDSGACPNARDYNSDTPLSWAAMKGNLESVKVLLDYGARVHVTNLKGQTPISRLVALLARGLGTELEEECLDLLCRAAGRFQIRRADGTLPKELSKDPQLLARLTGMAAQAPSLRSLARCTVRRSLGVRFLPAAVKELPLPETIKEYLLLRD; encoded by the exons ATGAGCTCTACTATGTGGTACATCATGCAAAGCATTCAAAGTAAATACTCTCTGTCTGAGCGGCTCATCCGCACCATCGCCGCCATCCGTTCTTTCCCGCATGACAACGTGGAAGATCTCATCCGCAAG GGCGCCGATGTGAACCGCATGCACGGCACGCTTAAGCCCCTGCACTGTGCCTGCATGGTTGCTGACGCCGAATGTGTGGAGCTGCTGTTGGAGAAGGGGGCAGAG GTGAATGCCTTGGATGGCTACAACCGGACGGCGCTCCATTATGCGGCAGAGAAGGACGAGAGCTGCGTGGAGATCCTCTTAGAGTACGGAGCCCAGCCCAACGCTCTGGACGGCAACAAAGACACGCCGCTCCACTGGGCCGCCTTCAAAGACAACCCAGAGTGCGTGAGAGCTCTGCTCGACAGCGGGGCTTGCCCCAACGCCCGCGACTACAACAGTGACACGCCGCTCAGCTGGGCCGCTATGAAGGGCAACCTGGAAAGCGTCAAAGTGCTTTTGGACTACGGCGCACGGGTGCACGTGACCAACCTGAAGGGCCAGACGCCCATCTCACGACTGGTGGCGCTCTTGGCGCGCGGCCTGGGCACCGAGCTGGAGGAGGAGTGCCTGGACCTGTTGTGCCGGGCGGCCGGGCGCTTCCAGATCCGCCGGGCCGACGGCACGCTTCCCAAGGAGCTCAGTAAGGATCCGCAGCTGCTGGCCAGGCTGACCGGCATGGCGGCCCAAGCGCCCTCGCTGCGCTCTCTGGCACGCTGTACCGTCAGGCGGAGTCTGGGTGTGCGCTTCCTGCCCGCCGCCGTCAAAGAGCTTCCATTACCAGAGACCATCAAGGAGTATCTACTCCTCAGAGACTAA